A window from Rhizosphaericola mali encodes these proteins:
- the pckA gene encoding phosphoenolpyruvate carboxykinase (ATP) has product MVELGVKHKNIDLSKYGIKPSIVNWNLTTEDLVSRTLELGQGKLNDTGALCVNTGKFTGRSPRDKFIVKDEITEHLVDWGQINNPISPLLFDSLYNTVCLHIKDQEIWVRGVKACADERYKLNILVVNETPWANLFCKQLFIRPEDQAITNFDADWLILQVPSFLAEPSIDGTRNENFTIVNFTRKIILIGGSAYTGEMKKGIFSVLNMSLPHYDKVLPMHCAANEGTNGDVALFFGLSGTGKTTLSTDPERSLIGDDEHGWAEGSIFNFEGGCYAKCINLTQEHEPQIYNAIKHGALVENTTFYQDSNQLNYSDSSITENTRVAYPIDYLEKIKSPSHGNEPTNIFFLSCDAFGVLPPIVKLNKEQAMYYFLSGYTAKVAGTEVGIAHPVSTFSACFGNVFLPLNPVIYANLLGEKLSKNEKINVWMVNTGWVGGPYGVGNRIKLAYSRQLIKSAIDGTIHQGGYNTHSVFGFQIPLKCPNVPNEVLNPRIQWDCPEAYDNAAIELAQKFVKNFEPYRKEANADIINASPITVRLANAS; this is encoded by the coding sequence ATGGTAGAATTAGGTGTGAAACATAAAAATATTGATTTGAGTAAATATGGTATTAAACCATCCATTGTCAATTGGAATTTGACTACAGAAGATTTAGTAAGTAGGACGCTGGAATTAGGACAAGGTAAACTCAATGATACTGGTGCACTATGTGTCAATACGGGTAAATTTACAGGAAGATCTCCGCGTGATAAATTTATAGTCAAAGATGAAATAACGGAACATTTAGTTGATTGGGGGCAGATAAATAATCCTATATCGCCATTGTTATTTGATAGTTTGTATAATACAGTTTGTTTACATATTAAAGATCAAGAAATTTGGGTGAGAGGTGTAAAAGCTTGCGCGGACGAGCGCTATAAATTAAATATTCTAGTTGTCAATGAAACTCCTTGGGCTAATCTTTTTTGCAAACAATTATTCATACGTCCCGAAGATCAAGCTATCACTAATTTCGATGCGGATTGGCTGATATTACAAGTGCCTTCGTTTTTGGCTGAGCCCAGTATTGATGGAACAAGGAATGAAAATTTTACAATAGTTAATTTCACCAGAAAGATTATTCTAATAGGGGGAAGTGCTTATACTGGTGAAATGAAAAAAGGAATTTTTAGTGTTTTAAATATGTCTCTTCCTCATTACGATAAAGTGCTGCCAATGCACTGCGCCGCGAATGAGGGGACAAATGGAGACGTTGCTTTGTTCTTTGGTCTGAGTGGAACGGGGAAAACGACACTAAGTACAGATCCTGAGCGCTCTCTTATTGGAGATGATGAGCATGGCTGGGCGGAGGGTTCAATATTTAATTTTGAAGGAGGCTGTTATGCAAAATGTATCAATCTCACACAAGAACATGAGCCGCAAATCTATAATGCTATCAAGCACGGTGCATTAGTAGAGAACACTACGTTTTATCAAGATTCCAATCAATTAAATTATTCTGATAGTTCCATTACGGAAAATACTCGAGTTGCCTACCCAATTGATTATTTGGAAAAAATAAAATCACCATCGCATGGCAATGAACCGACCAATATTTTCTTTCTTTCTTGTGACGCATTTGGGGTATTACCTCCCATTGTAAAACTGAATAAAGAACAAGCAATGTATTATTTTTTGAGTGGTTATACTGCAAAAGTGGCTGGTACTGAAGTGGGAATCGCGCATCCTGTTTCTACATTTTCTGCTTGTTTTGGAAACGTATTTTTACCCTTAAATCCAGTCATTTATGCCAATTTATTAGGTGAAAAACTGAGTAAAAATGAGAAAATAAATGTTTGGATGGTAAATACGGGATGGGTTGGAGGGCCTTATGGAGTTGGTAATAGGATTAAACTAGCATATTCTCGCCAGCTAATTAAAAGTGCAATTGATGGAACTATTCATCAAGGTGGCTACAATACACATTCGGTGTTTGGATTTCAAATTCCTCTAAAATGTCCTAATGTTCCTAATGAAGTATTAAATCCTAGAATTCAATGGGATTGCCCAGAAGCCTATGATAATGCGGCGATAGAATTAGCACAGAAATTTGTGAAAAATTTCGAACCTTATAGAAAAGAAGCGAATGCCGATATTATAAATGCCTCTCCTATAACTGTGAGACTGGCAAATGCTTCTTAA
- a CDS encoding ion channel codes for MPSFLNHKHRLKTNDDTGFSNKVEDFGGRFINKDGSFNIVKQGVPIWQRWSIYNWLLSMSTWQFIFTLLLFYFTINIVYTSLYLFFGMNSLQGIIAKSCWGRIAEVFYFSTETFTTVGYGRVNPVGHAANIISSLEAASGFASFAVATGVMYGRFSRPKAHISFSHNAVIAPYRGGHGLMFRIVSFKNKHALTNVSIRVTASLLVHENGKNNYKFYELELERKHIDNLVMNWTIVHPIDDNSPLIHLSTEEMKQADLEIYVSINGFDDVYANNVMKRTSYITDEIIPNAKFVPMFHESEDGKTTILDLEKLNTFKELS; via the coding sequence ATGCCTTCCTTTCTCAATCACAAACACAGACTCAAAACCAATGATGATACCGGCTTTAGTAATAAAGTAGAAGATTTTGGAGGTAGATTTATCAATAAGGATGGTAGTTTCAATATAGTCAAACAAGGAGTTCCTATTTGGCAACGTTGGAGTATTTATAATTGGCTTTTGAGTATGTCTACTTGGCAATTTATTTTTACACTCTTACTGTTTTACTTTACTATAAATATAGTTTACACGTCACTCTATCTTTTCTTTGGAATGAATAGCTTACAAGGGATCATTGCAAAATCTTGTTGGGGTAGAATTGCAGAAGTATTTTATTTTAGTACTGAAACATTTACTACGGTTGGTTATGGGAGAGTTAACCCCGTCGGGCATGCAGCCAATATTATCTCTTCCTTAGAAGCTGCTTCAGGATTCGCATCTTTTGCGGTTGCAACAGGTGTTATGTATGGAAGATTTTCCAGACCTAAAGCACATATTTCTTTTAGCCATAATGCAGTTATCGCACCATATCGTGGAGGACATGGGTTAATGTTTCGAATTGTATCTTTTAAAAATAAGCATGCGCTAACGAATGTTTCGATAAGAGTTACTGCAAGTTTATTGGTACATGAAAATGGTAAAAACAACTATAAATTTTACGAATTAGAACTGGAAAGAAAACATATTGATAATCTTGTAATGAATTGGACGATTGTACATCCCATTGACGATAATAGCCCGCTAATACATTTATCGACAGAAGAAATGAAACAGGCAGACTTAGAAATTTATGTTTCGATCAATGGTTTTGATGACGTATACGCCAATAATGTAATGAAAAGAACGTCCTATATTACAGACGAAATTATTCCTAATGCGAAATTTGTTCCCATGTTCCATGAGAGTGAAGATGGAAAAACTACAATTTTGGATTTGGAAAAACTAAACACATTCAAGGAGCTATCATAA
- the fusA gene encoding elongation factor G has protein sequence MADLKLQRNFGIAAHIDAGKTTTTERILRYTGMIHKIGEVHDGGATTDWMAQEKERGITITSAAVSCKWPFPTVQGQKTSDTKDYAFNIIDTPGHVDFTVEVERSMRVLDGLIALFSAVDGVEPQSETVWRQANRYRVPRIGFVNKMDRQGADFLMVVKQLHDMLGANAVPLQLPIGAEDNFKGVVDLIKNVGIIWDDSTEGMTYTEIPVPEDMVEEVEEWRAKLVEAVAEYDETLMEKFFEDPNSITEDEMHEAIRKAAIDLSIIPMMCGSSFKNKGVQTALDAVCRYLPSPVDVGDTIGVNPDTDKEERRAPDAKAPFSALAFKIMTDPFVGRLAFFRCYSGHLDAGSYVKNMRSGKNERISRIMKMFANKQNPVEFIEAGDIGAAVGFKEIKTGDTLCDEKFPIVLENMFIPEPVIAIAIEPKTQNDVDKMGMAISKLVEEDPTLRVNTDEATGQTILRGMGELHLEIILDRMKREFKVEVNQGAPQVAYKEAFGNTISHRETLKKQTGGRGKFADIQFEIGPADAEWMKENEGKSFQFVNDLFGGSIPREFVPAISKGFETAMSTGVLAGFPVENMKIRVFDGSFHPVDSDAMSFELAAKAGFRHAGAKAKPTLLEPIMKVEVTTPDQYMGDVTGDLNRRRGMMEGMDSRNNAQVIKAKVPLSEMFGYVTQLRSLSSGRASSTMEFSHYTPAPNNIAEEVMAKNKGKVKDEDED, from the coding sequence ATGGCGGACTTGAAATTACAACGCAACTTTGGTATTGCCGCACACATCGATGCCGGTAAAACCACTACTACCGAGCGTATCTTGCGCTACACTGGTATGATTCACAAAATCGGTGAAGTACACGACGGTGGTGCTACAACCGACTGGATGGCTCAAGAGAAAGAAAGAGGTATTACCATTACATCTGCAGCGGTTAGCTGTAAATGGCCTTTCCCAACAGTACAAGGTCAAAAAACATCAGATACTAAAGATTACGCTTTTAATATTATCGATACTCCAGGTCACGTAGACTTTACTGTAGAAGTAGAACGTTCTATGCGTGTATTGGATGGTTTGATTGCCTTGTTCTCAGCTGTTGATGGTGTAGAACCACAATCTGAAACTGTATGGCGTCAAGCAAACCGTTACCGTGTACCTCGTATCGGTTTCGTAAATAAAATGGACCGTCAAGGTGCTGATTTCTTGATGGTTGTAAAACAATTGCATGACATGTTAGGTGCCAATGCAGTTCCATTACAATTACCAATCGGTGCAGAAGACAACTTCAAAGGTGTCGTTGACTTGATTAAAAATGTAGGTATCATCTGGGATGATTCTACTGAAGGTATGACCTATACAGAGATCCCTGTACCTGAAGATATGGTAGAGGAAGTAGAAGAATGGAGAGCTAAATTAGTTGAAGCCGTAGCTGAATACGACGAAACTTTGATGGAAAAATTCTTTGAAGATCCTAATTCTATTACAGAAGATGAAATGCACGAAGCTATCCGTAAGGCAGCGATCGACTTAAGCATCATCCCAATGATGTGTGGTTCTTCTTTCAAAAATAAAGGTGTACAAACTGCATTAGACGCGGTATGTCGTTACTTACCTTCTCCAGTAGATGTAGGTGATACTATCGGTGTTAATCCAGATACAGATAAAGAAGAGCGTCGTGCTCCAGATGCAAAAGCGCCATTCTCTGCTTTAGCATTCAAAATCATGACTGATCCATTCGTTGGTCGTTTGGCATTCTTCCGTTGTTATTCTGGACATTTAGATGCGGGTTCTTACGTTAAAAATATGCGTAGTGGCAAAAATGAACGTATCAGCCGTATCATGAAGATGTTCGCGAACAAACAAAATCCTGTTGAATTTATCGAAGCTGGTGATATCGGAGCCGCTGTTGGTTTCAAAGAAATCAAAACTGGTGATACACTTTGTGATGAAAAATTCCCAATCGTATTGGAAAACATGTTCATCCCAGAACCAGTTATCGCGATCGCAATTGAGCCTAAAACTCAAAATGACGTAGATAAAATGGGTATGGCTATTTCCAAATTAGTTGAAGAAGATCCTACTTTACGTGTAAATACAGACGAAGCAACTGGTCAAACCATCCTTCGTGGTATGGGTGAATTGCACTTGGAAATCATTTTGGATCGTATGAAACGCGAATTCAAAGTTGAAGTAAACCAAGGTGCACCACAGGTTGCCTATAAAGAAGCATTCGGTAATACTATTTCTCACCGTGAAACGTTGAAAAAACAAACTGGTGGTCGTGGTAAATTTGCGGATATCCAATTTGAAATCGGACCTGCAGATGCTGAATGGATGAAAGAAAATGAAGGTAAATCTTTCCAATTCGTAAATGATTTATTTGGTGGATCTATCCCTCGTGAATTTGTCCCTGCAATAAGCAAAGGTTTCGAAACAGCAATGAGTACTGGTGTATTAGCTGGTTTCCCTGTTGAAAACATGAAAATCCGTGTATTTGACGGTAGCTTCCACCCTGTTGACTCTGACGCAATGTCTTTCGAATTAGCAGCAAAAGCTGGTTTCCGCCACGCTGGTGCAAAAGCTAAACCTACATTGTTGGAACCAATCATGAAAGTAGAAGTAACTACTCCTGATCAATACATGGGAGATGTTACAGGTGACTTGAACCGTCGTCGTGGTATGATGGAAGGTATGGATAGCCGTAACAATGCACAAGTTATCAAAGCTAAAGTTCCATTGAGTGAAATGTTTGGATATGTAACTCAATTACGTTCTTTATCTTCTGGTCGTGCATCTTCTACAATGGAATTCTCTCATTACACTCCAGCTCCTAATAATATTGCTGAAGAAGTAATGGCGAAAAACAAAGGAAAAGTAAAAGACGAAGACGAAGATTAA
- a CDS encoding Hsp70 family protein: MKPVNFGIDLGTTNSLIAKYDNGSVTIFKNPIGHKETLASVVAFRKDKTLIGDKAREYISKDPLNVFGGFKRKMGTDDKYYVVNRDENITPIELSSLVLKELKNFIHNGENPEATVITIPASFDSMQSNATQKAGQEAGFQTVFLLQEPIAASLAYFNHSTQEDNSGYWLVYDLGGGTFDAALVSIKEGDMSVTDHEGNNFLGGVDFDTAIVEKIIAPYIGNQIGNEDFLTQLTDPNSPLEKLYYILLHKAEEAKKDLSSYEETEVECSFEYNGEEIESIIPIRRNQFNDIIAPNIEATIKMIRQILDRNHLDIAQINQLILVGGSTYIPFVRESLSSQLGIKVNTDVDPTTAVAEGAAFYAANKSYQPSNNTAQELSTTTIDDLLVNMEDEEKSNIEIILSYTKTSREDEEILLAKVIGEYDNFYYRIIRKDGGFDSGIAPLKSKFTAFFPLIKNLNNQFSFIVLDENYNEVNSLKQEFAITQGQYNIQGQPIPKDVCIEVDDAENKTTKLEPIFEKNSLLPQKKTLYREVSRTIQKGSSESIIINILEGDRFAKPVSNLPIGQIEITGKDLNADLLKGSDIEVNLMMDESRQLHCSIYLVMTDQEFKNVFSISEKHINISRLKEQFFDLEKDIRESIKSFQYQANEVLSIQATELRKELGNIKNDIVRIRENDKSDKKYILADTIQKVASEFDKLGGNERLENLRNEYLEAKDFFEEQIVQVDFEKEKLKERFHNLVRNEDQLLKSRNASVLTNATRKMNELGWDALYNTTSFLIGKYSQLKGYPEDYYTNYSGAKKIFKLADEAMDKEQYFAFRQHVYNLTHLIKMDKSMDSSLENFKGTGLG; the protein is encoded by the coding sequence ATGAAACCTGTAAATTTTGGAATTGATCTTGGAACAACAAATTCACTCATTGCCAAATATGACAATGGAAGTGTAACTATATTTAAAAATCCCATCGGGCACAAGGAAACATTGGCGTCCGTTGTGGCTTTTAGAAAGGATAAAACGCTCATAGGCGATAAAGCACGCGAATATATCAGCAAAGATCCGTTGAATGTTTTTGGCGGATTTAAACGCAAAATGGGCACGGATGATAAATATTACGTAGTCAATCGTGATGAAAATATTACGCCAATTGAATTATCTTCTCTAGTCTTAAAAGAACTCAAAAATTTCATCCATAATGGAGAAAATCCCGAAGCGACAGTAATCACTATACCTGCGTCATTTGATTCCATGCAAAGTAATGCTACGCAAAAAGCAGGACAAGAGGCAGGATTCCAGACAGTTTTTCTTTTGCAAGAGCCAATTGCCGCGAGTTTAGCTTATTTCAACCATTCAACACAGGAGGATAATTCGGGTTATTGGTTGGTGTATGACTTGGGCGGAGGTACTTTTGACGCAGCACTTGTTTCGATCAAAGAAGGCGACATGAGTGTAACAGATCACGAGGGTAATAATTTCTTGGGTGGCGTGGATTTTGATACGGCAATTGTAGAAAAAATCATTGCACCTTATATCGGAAATCAAATCGGAAATGAAGATTTCCTTACACAATTAACAGATCCTAATAGCCCATTAGAAAAACTATACTATATACTTTTACACAAAGCAGAAGAAGCCAAAAAGGATTTATCCTCATACGAAGAAACCGAAGTAGAATGTAGTTTCGAATACAATGGCGAAGAGATTGAATCTATCATCCCAATAAGAAGGAATCAATTCAACGACATCATTGCACCGAATATTGAAGCAACTATAAAAATGATTCGTCAAATATTGGATCGAAATCATTTGGATATAGCACAAATCAATCAATTAATTTTAGTCGGAGGTAGTACTTATATTCCATTTGTAAGGGAATCATTGTCGTCTCAATTGGGTATTAAGGTAAATACAGATGTCGATCCAACTACAGCAGTTGCAGAAGGTGCAGCCTTCTATGCAGCAAATAAGTCATATCAACCTTCCAATAATACAGCACAAGAACTATCGACTACAACGATAGATGATTTGCTGGTAAATATGGAGGATGAAGAAAAAAGTAATATTGAAATTATCTTATCTTATACCAAAACTAGTCGTGAGGACGAAGAAATTTTACTTGCAAAAGTGATAGGCGAATATGATAATTTTTACTATAGAATTATCCGAAAAGATGGTGGTTTTGACTCTGGAATTGCCCCACTAAAATCCAAATTCACCGCATTTTTTCCGCTTATAAAAAATCTCAATAATCAATTTAGTTTTATAGTGCTTGATGAGAACTATAATGAGGTAAATAGTCTCAAACAAGAGTTTGCAATTACGCAAGGGCAATACAATATTCAAGGGCAACCCATCCCGAAAGATGTGTGTATCGAAGTGGATGATGCAGAAAATAAAACGACCAAACTCGAACCCATATTTGAAAAAAATAGTTTGCTTCCGCAAAAGAAAACATTGTACAGAGAAGTCTCTCGTACGATTCAAAAAGGCTCTAGTGAAAGTATCATTATCAATATATTAGAAGGAGATCGTTTTGCTAAACCTGTTTCTAATTTGCCCATTGGCCAGATTGAAATTACGGGTAAAGATTTGAATGCAGACCTATTGAAAGGTTCGGATATTGAGGTAAATCTAATGATGGATGAAAGTCGTCAATTACATTGCAGTATTTATTTAGTCATGACCGATCAGGAATTTAAAAACGTATTTTCTATATCCGAAAAACATATTAATATTTCTCGATTAAAAGAGCAATTTTTTGATTTGGAAAAAGACATTAGAGAATCTATTAAATCCTTTCAATATCAAGCTAATGAAGTGCTTAGCATACAAGCAACAGAACTAAGAAAAGAGCTTGGAAATATCAAAAACGATATTGTTCGCATTCGGGAAAATGATAAAAGCGATAAAAAGTATATTCTCGCAGACACCATCCAAAAAGTGGCAAGCGAATTTGACAAATTAGGAGGAAATGAACGTTTAGAAAATTTGCGTAATGAGTATTTGGAAGCAAAAGATTTCTTTGAAGAGCAAATCGTACAAGTAGATTTCGAAAAAGAAAAATTAAAGGAAAGATTTCACAATTTAGTCCGTAATGAAGATCAACTATTAAAGTCTAGAAACGCTTCCGTACTGACCAATGCAACTCGTAAAATGAATGAATTGGGCTGGGATGCGTTATATAATACTACAAGTTTTTTAATCGGGAAATATAGTCAACTAAAAGGTTATCCCGAAGATTATTACACCAATTATAGTGGCGCTAAAAAAATATTCAAATTAGCAGATGAAGCAATGGATAAGGAGCAATATTTTGCTTTTAGACAACATGTTTACAACTTGACACACCTTATTAAAATGGATAAATCGATGGACTCTAGTTTGGAAAATTTCAAAGGAACTGGTTTAGGATAG
- a CDS encoding nuclear transport factor 2 family protein — MKKLVFKGLAIASFIAALNTNAQAQKEPSKTEMVKELKAITATNAIIAENLKTFDTLDFTVFSNRDWTRLHESHAKNILVHFPDGHTEKGIEQHIKTLDAMFVYAPDTRIKEHPYRLGNGNITAVMGYMEGTFTKPMPIGDGKFIQPTGKKFRLPMATIGVWNKDGVMSEEYLFWDNKSYMDQIMNK; from the coding sequence ATGAAAAAATTAGTATTCAAAGGATTAGCTATTGCATCTTTTATCGCCGCTTTAAATACCAACGCTCAAGCACAAAAAGAACCCTCTAAAACTGAAATGGTTAAAGAATTAAAAGCGATCACAGCGACCAATGCAATCATCGCAGAAAACTTAAAAACTTTTGATACGCTTGACTTCACTGTATTTAGTAACAGAGATTGGACAAGATTACACGAAAGCCATGCAAAAAATATTTTAGTTCATTTCCCTGATGGTCATACGGAAAAAGGTATCGAACAACATATCAAAACCTTAGACGCGATGTTTGTATATGCGCCAGATACGCGTATCAAGGAACATCCATACCGTCTAGGAAACGGTAATATTACTGCAGTGATGGGATATATGGAAGGTACATTTACCAAACCAATGCCTATCGGTGATGGCAAATTTATCCAACCTACAGGCAAAAAATTCCGTCTTCCAATGGCAACTATTGGCGTGTGGAACAAAGATGGTGTGATGAGTGAAGAATATCTATTCTGGGACAATAAATCATATATGGATCAGATCATGAATAAATAA
- a CDS encoding aldo/keto reductase — MNFNTERYAQMQYRKCGNSGLKLPAISLGLWHNFGDVDVYDVFRETLITAFDNGITHFDLANNYGPPPGSAENNFGKILHKDFVDHRDELIISTKAGYTMWPGPYGDWGSKKYLVASLDQSLKRMGLDYVDIFYHHRPDPNTPIEETMTVLDLIVRQGKALYVGLSNYGPLEAAVAFEYLKKLGTPCVIHQPKYSMFVRKPEDGLLNVLQEFGVGCIAFSPLAQGLLTNKYLNGIPSDSRAAKGIFLKEENITQDILDKIKMLNNIAENRNQTLAQMSIAWLLKDERVTSILVGARNKMQLLDSLHSLIHLEFDKEELEAIETILSK; from the coding sequence ATGAATTTTAATACGGAGCGTTATGCACAGATGCAGTATCGAAAATGTGGAAATAGCGGTTTGAAACTGCCTGCGATTTCTTTAGGCTTGTGGCACAATTTCGGAGATGTTGATGTGTATGATGTATTTAGAGAAACATTGATAACTGCATTTGATAACGGTATTACGCATTTTGACTTAGCTAATAATTACGGACCGCCTCCAGGATCTGCAGAAAATAATTTTGGTAAAATTTTACATAAAGACTTTGTCGATCATAGAGATGAGTTGATTATTTCTACGAAGGCTGGATATACGATGTGGCCTGGACCTTACGGAGATTGGGGAAGTAAAAAGTATCTAGTTGCCAGTTTGGATCAGAGTTTAAAAAGAATGGGCTTAGACTATGTCGATATTTTTTATCACCATCGTCCCGATCCAAATACACCAATAGAAGAGACGATGACGGTATTAGATTTAATCGTACGTCAAGGAAAAGCATTGTACGTAGGATTGTCCAATTATGGACCATTAGAAGCGGCTGTTGCATTTGAATATTTGAAAAAATTAGGTACGCCTTGTGTGATCCATCAACCGAAATATTCCATGTTTGTACGAAAACCCGAAGATGGATTGCTAAATGTATTGCAAGAGTTTGGTGTGGGATGCATTGCATTTTCTCCATTGGCTCAAGGCTTATTAACCAATAAATATTTGAATGGAATTCCGTCAGATTCTCGTGCTGCTAAAGGGATATTTTTAAAAGAAGAGAATATTACACAGGATATTTTGGATAAAATTAAAATGCTAAATAATATAGCTGAAAATAGAAATCAAACACTAGCTCAAATGTCTATCGCTTGGTTATTAAAAGATGAAAGAGTTACATCTATATTGGTTGGTGCAAGGAATAAAATGCAACTTTTGGATTCTCTTCATAGTTTGATACATTTAGAATTTGATAAAGAGGAGTTAGAAGCTATTGAAACTATTTTGAGTAAATAG